A stretch of the Gossypium hirsutum isolate 1008001.06 chromosome D07, Gossypium_hirsutum_v2.1, whole genome shotgun sequence genome encodes the following:
- the LOC107954594 gene encoding agamous-like MADS-box protein MADS3 isoform X2, with the protein MGRGRVELKRIENKINRQVTFSKRRNGLLKKAYELSVLCDAEIALIIFSNRGKLYEFSSSGMTKTLERYQRCCFIPHDNTHERETQSWYLEVIKLNAKYEALQRTQRHLLGEDLGPLNMKELHNLEKQLEGALARARQQKTQIMMEQMDDLRKKERQLGDLNKQLIVKLEAEGQNLETIQGLWSCCGAAATENFPLHLSQTQPMECDLQPVLQIGYHHYVEAERSSAPTGMAGTTIPI; encoded by the exons ATGGGGAGAGGAAGAGTGGAGCTGAAGAGGATAGAAAACAAGATTAACAGACAAGTGACCTTCTCTAAGAGAAGAAATGGCTTACTCAAGAAAGCTTATGAGCTTTCTGTGCTTTGTGATGCTGAGATTGCTCTTATCATCTTCTCCAATCGTGGCAAGCTCTATGAGTTTAGCAGCTCAGG TATGACCAAGACCCTTGAGCGATATCAACGTTGCTGCTTTATTCCTCATGACAATACCCATGAACGTGAAACTCAG AGTTGGTACCTAGAAGTAATCAAGTTGAATGCAAAATATGAAGCACTGCAACGCACTCAAAG GCATTTGCTTGGAGAAGATCTTGGACCATTGAATATGAAAGAACTGCATAACCTTGAGAAGCAACTTGAAGGAGCTCTTGCAAGGGCTAGACAACAGAAG ACACAGATTATGATGGAACAAATGGATGACCTACGCAAAAAG GAGCGTCAGCTTGGAGACCTTAACAAACAGCTGATAGTCAAG CTTGAAGCAGAAGGACAAAACCTGGAAACAATCCAGGGTTTATGGAGTTGTTGTGGTGCAGCAGCAACTGAAAACTTTCCTCTGCATCTGTCTCAGACACAACCTATGGAAT GTGATCTTCAACCTGTTTTGCAAATAGG GTATCATCACTATGTTGAGGCTGAAAGATCTTCAGCCCCCACAGGCATGGCTG GCACTACAATACCCATTTGA
- the LOC107954594 gene encoding agamous-like MADS-box protein MADS3 isoform X1 has protein sequence MGRGRVELKRIENKINRQVTFSKRRNGLLKKAYELSVLCDAEIALIIFSNRGKLYEFSSSGMTKTLERYQRCCFIPHDNTHERETQSWYLEVIKLNAKYEALQRTQRHLLGEDLGPLNMKELHNLEKQLEGALARARQQKTQIMMEQMDDLRKKERQLGDLNKQLIVKLEAEGQNLETIQGLWSCCGAAATENFPLHLSQTQPMECDLQPVLQIGYHHYVEAERSSAPTGMAGETNFIHGWVI, from the exons ATGGGGAGAGGAAGAGTGGAGCTGAAGAGGATAGAAAACAAGATTAACAGACAAGTGACCTTCTCTAAGAGAAGAAATGGCTTACTCAAGAAAGCTTATGAGCTTTCTGTGCTTTGTGATGCTGAGATTGCTCTTATCATCTTCTCCAATCGTGGCAAGCTCTATGAGTTTAGCAGCTCAGG TATGACCAAGACCCTTGAGCGATATCAACGTTGCTGCTTTATTCCTCATGACAATACCCATGAACGTGAAACTCAG AGTTGGTACCTAGAAGTAATCAAGTTGAATGCAAAATATGAAGCACTGCAACGCACTCAAAG GCATTTGCTTGGAGAAGATCTTGGACCATTGAATATGAAAGAACTGCATAACCTTGAGAAGCAACTTGAAGGAGCTCTTGCAAGGGCTAGACAACAGAAG ACACAGATTATGATGGAACAAATGGATGACCTACGCAAAAAG GAGCGTCAGCTTGGAGACCTTAACAAACAGCTGATAGTCAAG CTTGAAGCAGAAGGACAAAACCTGGAAACAATCCAGGGTTTATGGAGTTGTTGTGGTGCAGCAGCAACTGAAAACTTTCCTCTGCATCTGTCTCAGACACAACCTATGGAAT GTGATCTTCAACCTGTTTTGCAAATAGG GTATCATCACTATGTTGAGGCTGAAAGATCTTCAGCCCCCACAGGCATGGCTGGTGAGACCAATTTCATCCATGGATGGGTCATTTGA